In one Oryza glaberrima chromosome 2, OglaRS2, whole genome shotgun sequence genomic region, the following are encoded:
- the LOC127761696 gene encoding zinc finger protein 8-like: protein MAKPEDMRSVDSFSQLPFIRPAPPPQQQARDTIRLFGCEFSNDLQLRPTEAGAGSPDAANGSTVTSEGSNGGDGGTKNGGAATAAAERKFECHYCCRNFPTSQALGGHQNAHKRERQHAKRAHLQASLAMHRYMPGHMYGLFNYHHHIGGRFDHHPPPPPPPAHYPMWTSAAPGAFAGPGSMAQPINGSPVQAGLWSVPPPTENFGSTAGRQGADKLATTVAGTPAAGEVACKDEMVPMSLLSSSPSLSSCSSTSPEMLGRCELGQKEGVSLDLHL, encoded by the coding sequence ATGGCGAAGCCGGAGGACATGCGCAGCGTCGACTCGTTCTCGCAGCTGCCGTTCatccggccggcgccgccgccgcagcagcaggcgCGGGACACAATCCGGCTGTTCGGCTGCGAGTTCTCCAACGACCTGCAGCTGCGGCCCACGGAGGCCGGTGCAGGCTCCCCCGACGCGGCCAACGGCAGCACGGTCACGTCAgagggcagcaacggcggcgacggcggcaccaagaacggcggcgccgcgacggcggcggcggagcgcaaGTTCGAGTGCCACTACTGCTGCCGCAACTTCCCGACGTCGCAGGCGCTGGGCGGCCACCAGAACGCGCACAAGAGGGAGCGGCAGCACGCCAAGCGAGCTCACCTCCAGGCCTCCCTCGCCATGCACCGCTACATGCCGGGGCACATGTACGGCCTCTTCAACTACCACCACCACATCGGCGGCCGCTTcgaccaccacccgccgccgccgccaccgccggcgcacTACCCGATGTGGACGAGCGCCGCCCCGGGCGCCTTCGCCGGGCCAGGCTCCATGGCGCAGCCCATCAACGGTAGCCCCGTGCAGGCCGGGCTGTGGagcgtgccgccgccgacggagaaTTTCGGCAGCACGGCCGGCAGGCAGGGCGCTGACAAGCTGGCTACTACGGTGGcgggcacgccggcggcgggggaggtggcATGCAAGGACGAGATGGTGCCGATGAGCTTGCTGTCCTCGTCGCCTTCGTTGTCGTCGtgctcgtcgacgtcgccggagATGCTAGGTAGGTGTGAATTGGGGCAGAAGGAGGGTGTCAGCTTGGACCTCCATTTGTAA
- the LOC127764627 gene encoding putative defensin-like protein 154, whose amino-acid sequence MASESEMKAFHAALLLLLAMVLVASSSSGVMAAKIAGPKYFQDTCSAVLNPGAPSCDSGECATNCPRQYKGGVGQCIGTQCKCVYTCASPAPASN is encoded by the exons atggCGTCAGAGTCTGAGATGAAGGCCTTCCACGCAGCactgctcctcctcctggcCATGGTCCTCGTCGCATCATCTTCATCAG GCGTGATGGCGGCCAAGATAGCGGGGCCCAAGTACTTCCAGGACACCTGCTCGGCGGTGTTGAACCCGGGCGCCCCGTCGTGCGACAGCGGCGAGTGCGCGACCAATTGCCCGCGGCAGTACAAAGGCGGCGTGGGCCAGTGCATCGGCACGCAGTGCAAGTGCGTCTACACCTGCgcttccccggcgccggcgagcaacTAA